GTAAAGCATTACCTTGGAGGTGAGATTGATCGCCAGAGATCCACTCATCTGCTTACTTAGTAGAACTAACCATtaagctagtgacgataaagaagcgcttgttgggaggcaactcaaCCCTAAGTATTCTTTGGTTTTTCTTtcagtttattttcatttcttttcaattttatttataatttttcttggtTTAATTTTGTCTGTGATCATGCATAGTGTTTAGGACAAGGAACAGGAGGAATCAGAAAAAAGAACAGAATACCCTAGAGCAAAATCAACTCAAAGTGctctggcgctaaatgccaagGTGGGCATTTAGCACCAGAATTGGCAAGCTGAGggatggcgttaaacgccaggtggGCGTTTAGCACCCTGGATGGCATCAAGGAATGAGGGGatctaatttttaaagataTCCATGCCTCATAGGGCGCTAAATGCCAGCTGGATGTTTAGTGCCAACACcagtagcaaaaaaaaaagagagaggtgtcccattctggcgttaaacgtgaGGGGTATAGAGCTTCCTAGCATTGTGGCACTAAACTCCCGACTAGCGTTTAGTGTCAGCAACatcaaaaaattgaattttcagATGGATTCTAATCGTTACAACGGTCACCCTACCCCCACCTTCTTCCTTTTTGACCGTTCTAccttctctctcctccttccaacatcaaatcatatatttaccCTCAAATCATCTCCTTCAATTCCCCATACTCCTTACCCCAACCTATTTtcctatcatatcttttcaaatcctcaacAAATCTatcttccaaaattaatttcctTCTCCCCCTCCTATAAATACCACCTCTATTTTAATCTTCCACTACACTTTCCCACTATATCTCTCTACCCTCCTCACTTCTCTTTTACTGATGTGTAAACATCTTGTATCCTTTTTCTCAtcattttctatttgtttttaattagattttatttagatttatttGATTTGAGTGCAAAAATCActttgaatgctactttgagttgttttagtatttttatgatttcaagAGAAATTCGGAGCAATTTGGCAGAGTGTGGAGCTAAAAATAGAAGAGCTGGCAGCTCTCAGGGCGCTAAACGCCCAGCCATCGTTTAACGCTAGTAGAGTTTTTCCAAtatggcgtttaactccagcaaGTTGAATTCGAATATAAAAGGCCTAGTCTTGGAGCATCTCTAGTGGATTTAGCATTTAGTactagttatattttattttcatacctGGCCCAACACAAAAGCCAGGCCCAATAAGAATGAAAGGTTTGACCCAAAGTGGAGGCTTCTACCATATGCCCACCTCTTTAAAGAGGCCAGACACCGCAAAGGAACCCAACTCTACTTACCCATGCAAGTAAATGCCTTCGCGAATCTCTCCAACTATCTCTATCTTCTCTTAAAGATAGATCCTAACAAACTCCACAGATAAGAGGAACGGTTATCCATTAATAAAGATGGAACCAGTTCAACAAAGGTGGTtaactctactataaatacactgacattcCTCTGGTATATTCACGTTTTAATCTACTAAAACCTGTCTAAACCTCTTGCTGACTTAATCATCAGAGTCTCTTACAGATACCACCTCCATCTTCTCACGAGGAACTTGGACGGTGGCACCTCGACACTAGAATAAGTTGGATGCTGCCTCAAAAAGAGTCTGGGCCTCATGCTGCCTCAGAAGGAGTCTAGGCCTCATGCTCAATCCCAAATTAATgtttcaagtaaccctcggaacaatatcctttattcaatttttataaaaaaaattaaaaatactaatatttctCAATTACTGTACAATAAATTTACCCACTATATATGGTAAAAGTaacaaaatagagaaaaaaaatcttaaacagTCCTTGACAACTACCCTAAAAAATAATGAGACTCCAACAAAAAAATCTGTCAATCTTAACTACTTAATAGACAGATCTACTGATGAACGTGCCATATAAGCACATTCCCTTAACTTAAGAGAAAAATCATTAACAGAAAAACTAACTAGTCTcacaaaattaaagatcaaaaagcaaaaaaaaaaaaaacattgttGAGGATCTCAttgtctttcaaaaaaattgtgAACGAAATAGGATCAAGAGTTCGACCACATAATAAACAACCTATTCGACCACATAATAAACAACCTATTTTGGACTCAAGGCTCATCGCCACATATCTTCATAAAAACTTGTTATGCAACTTTCTTGATCTACGgagaaaaaaaaccaaaaaaaaggaaaaaacgaAGCGCATTGAATTAAAAAGAAACCGAATCAAAGATGGCACCTAGAAATGAAAATAGACTTGGCACAAGAGGTAAAAATAGGTTAGGCGATATGTCATGACCTACAACCTAGCCTATAGTTGACCTAGCCCTAGCCTGGCATATTGCAAAATCAACCCCAACTCAAACTATTATAGTCTTAATAAGTTAATAAACTAAATCTAAACTCACTAATTAATCTTATTAATCTATCAAATCTAGCTTAACTTctcaaaacataaataaatatgtaaatatttttatcactaataaaattattaaatattttaaatttattataaatacttttttatagtttaattagtctccaaaaaaactttaaaatttaaaaatttttgtgaatattaaatttgatatattatattatattacatATAAATAACTNNNNNNNNNNNNNNNNNNNNNNNNNNNNNNNNNNNNNNNNNNNNNNNNNNNNNNNNNNNNNNNNNNNNNNNNNNNNNNNNNNNNNNNNNNNNNNNNNNNNNNNNNNNNNNNNNNNNNNNNTCTAATATATATACTAGAATAAAATAACGACagagaagaaataaagaatTTCATCTTTCTCCTTGAAGCCCGACAACTTCTACTCTTTGTAGAGGATTGCACCCAGAAACACTCAGATATATCACTTTCGGGTCCTTTTCGAGCTACCCTTCTTGCGTTTCTCTGCTCCTTGTTTTCTCTTGGAAGTAGTACCGTTAACCAGGCTGTCAGTCGTAGACTGAATTGGCACATGACACCCATGAACAACAGCAGGGAACCCAACAGCAGGGATTCTGGATCATGAACATGGTCAATATCAATATCTATTCAATAAATAACAAACAAGAATCTAATACCAACTTCACTAGGTCAACATGATGGATGGGACTTGCAGATTCTTTACCGAAATCTCAAGATTCCTTTCTGTTTAGGGTTGTTTATGAGTTTTGGAGGGGAACTAAGGGAAAATGGAGGGCTTGTAGAACATAAGTTCTACTACAAGCCTCCCTTTCTCCTCCCTTTACCTCCAAACTAAACTCACAAACAACCCTTAATTGTACATTCTTCATTTTACCATGATCTGTATTTTGGATTCTTAATTGATGCTACTGATGTCAGTATAATACTGGAATCTACATTTTCGAAATAGGAAGTAGGCTAGTGTTGTAACAAAGCCAAAAAGTAATTTTGGATTCtttcatttaatataaaaatctcCATGAGTCCATAAAGCTTACACATCTGAAGACAATGTGAAAGATCTGGTATACGAACAACTAAGAAAACACATAAACTATATAAGATCCCCAATAAACATAGTTCTCAACTTGAAGGAAAAGAAAGCTACTATTCCTTAATGATCCAACAATCCACACTGGAAATTTATTATAATGTTAGAATCGATATATTCTAAACAACTTTGGCAACTCGAAATAAGGTTGTATATCAAAATCAAACAGATAAAATTGTAAAGAATATGCACAAGATTCATTCAGGAAAGCAACGAAATAATCAATCCAAACACCCAGAGTTTGAAATCaagaaaacaatttaaaaaaaacaaggaTGCTACTGACTACGATTGAATAACAACACACGAAACAAAACAAACATTAAGAAAGTGGTCGAGTCAATGTGTTACTGTATGGCTTACCCAACAAGAGCACAGCAGACTCCTGCTTGGTCATGGAAGCATTCAATGCACCTCGTGCCTGTAAGCAAAGACGCAAAGCATGGTTCTCAGCATAGCAGCACTGGAGCAAATGCCCCAGTCTACGGCATTCCCCTTCATAATACCTACTTTTCATCTCAAGGTCCTTTACATACTTCGTCTTCCTCTCTCTTGATCTCGCAGCAGCATCTCTGTTCCTCATTTTCCAGAAAAGCAGACATTGAACacaatcttttatcttttacaagTTACAACACCATAGTCATCATAAAAGCTAGCATCGTAGGCATCACAGAACAAATGAAACAACAATGGAGCCTTATTTGATTAAGGTCTAACTAGAGCCCCAGCAGATCTCatcaatatttttcttcttcttcaagtgtTAAAGACATCATTCTTTATcaatcttcaatccttggttctTCTATATAAAAGTGCCCTACCTAGTTCTTGTTCAGAATCCAAACTTTGAACACCATAATTCAAGCTCAAGGAGAAACCATCAATGTATGTACACACTTTTATTATTTCCAAAAAGAAACATCAAACTGCCTCAAACAACGAGAAATTATCCTATAATATCCAAGAAATAAAATATAGCAAAAGATTTTCTCATAACTATCaatgcagaagaaaaagcaataagAGTTCCTCTAAATTTAGACAGGGCACTACTGACTAGTTACTGCATTCCTGTATTAAATCCTAATATCAACTATCAACTATAACATAtaattgaaaagttatttaaaaaatttaaacacatTGACTCCTTCAAACATCAAAATTATGTAATTCAGAAAATAAATTGTTTAAATCTCCAGAATAAgtctcaaaatttaaaacataacaCCACAAAACCAAAGCAAAAGTAATGAATAAAACGAACTCTTAACCTCCTTCTCTGTTTCTTTTACCTTAATAGCTTCTTCGAAACGGGTTCAATGCCAACCTCCTTGGGGCCCGCTGCATCAGCCCTGTCCTTGTGGGGATCTTCGATAGAAGGAGTGGAACCGTCGTCGGAGTCACCGTGCGGCTCGACGAGTATTTCAGCAAGAAGCTTGTCGTAGTCAGATTCCAACGACGGAGTAGCGGGAATGACAGCACAGTCGTCTTCATCATCGGCCATCAACAAGTTCTCGATCTCTGATAAAACACCGCCACCTGCTAAGGCAGAAGGAACCTCCTTCTCATGGAAGATATCGTCAACGTGAGGATCTGGTAATTGTTCGAGAAAGGCGTCACAATCGAAGTCGCTAAGTGGGTCGTCTCCTAGTGCTAGACCTTCCATGACGGAACCGTCAATTCCTACGAGGAAACGAATAAACGACTCAACGATATTTTACGAAGCCTCAAGAGTTGTTTGTAAGTCTTGGTGACTAAGCAATGGAAAAGTCCCGCAAACTTCCTAAATCTCTCATGTTGTCACTCAGCCAATGGGATCGAAGAGAGTGGACATAAATGACACGTGGTGACGCGCCTTTTTCCCAAAAAAAAGGTTCCTAAATGCTCTAAGAAAAGAACAAATTGTGACACATCAAtggttatatatttttattatttaaaattaaaatttcaaattttaaaattcatccTTTTAAACTAACTTATCTTTTGTGAGGTGtcataagaaaaaagaataaaaattaggttaattattaatttgaaatttgaaagattAGTCGTTTGACAAGAAAActcctaaaaaatattattgataaaataatttttaaataatttaaaaatataataaaaataataaataatattatattttttacaaatgataaaaaattattatatttaataaataattcatttattttattctatatttttataatatctgAATAAATATCTAAAAGGTTCACAATAATTTAaaccaaaatttgatttataagtttttttattttcaaaaaaatgtgGTCATTCATactaaaagaattttaaaaaatttatttcacatatatcaaattttaaagataaatatttctcattctactaataataattgcattaatttataTCACAGTTAATCTCTAAAGTCTATTTTTagcatatatatttaatatctaatttttttgtcgTGTTTTTAAATCCTTCGAGGACTTATTTGTCATTAACATTTTCTGAGATTCCTTTTATCAATGACTTAAACTTTTCGATATGATTTTAGTAGTTTTTTCTTGTGactacagaaaaaaaaaagataacacaAAAAAAGCTAAAGGGTTATGATTTCTCcctaaaaataatcaaatataaacTCTCCCAATGTTCGAGTCATTCATTGTAAGAGGTTGTGCTTCTTACAGCATGCTTGGCCATGTGATCAGCTGCTTCATTAGCGTAGCTGAATGATAGAATCCTTTGCAAACTAATTGCGatgaagaatttttttatttccatAAGTAAATCACTGCCTTCTTTATCTTTTGAGGCTGATTCTAGAAAAATCAAGCAATATATTTCAAGATAATCCATTTCACAAATCACATCTTTACAGCCATACTCCAAGTAAGAATCAGACCACACCAAATTGCAAACATTTCATAACAAAAAATGTTCATCAGTCGTGAACTTCCAGTGCAACCTTTCATCCACTCCGTATTGCTATCCTGAACTAAACAGCCAAAACTCACATTGTAAGCATTTAGAAGGAGGCTTGCATCATAGTTTACCttgaaagaagaaagaggaagaggttcCCAAGATAGGATTAAGCTAGTAGTCATGATAGATTTTAGCTTTGCTTGATAAAAGGAAAAATCATGAGCCGCATGACGAGAAAGCACCACAACTTTGTATCTGCTCCAAATTTTCTCTATATTAAAAAGATCATTATTCCTATCATGCCAAATCCAACACAAAGTCCTTGAaaagagatattcatttttttgtAGATTTACTCTGGTCCAATTGTAAAATATACATTCTAGTATTACTTATTAAAGCATTATCAACAAGGTGTAACCACACTTGTTTCGCTTTAGTGGACTTTCTCAGACAGTGTTCTATGGAGGTTGAATCATCCCAAAGCCAGGTAGGATTCTGCCCTTATAAAAACTAGGATCAATTAGGTTTATCTCTTCTTGGATATTCTCCAAGACAGGGGGAGCAAACGCTGTGCCAATACcactattattttcaaattttaaaattcatctTTTTAAACTGACTTATCTCTCGTGACATGTTGTTCATGAGTTACTTAGAACGATAGGGAAATCCAACAAAGTTGACGAGCTTCACGGCTTCCAACTTTTGGAGTGAGCAGGAGGTGACCTGTAAAGACACACCGACACTCAAGTTAGAATGAATCTTAGAgataggattttaggattttatatGTCATACCTTGGAGGGAGTCTAAGACTCCCTTTATATATgcattttttccttcttctgaCCTTCTAAATTAGGCAAGATTTGATTTGTATTTGAAGTCAAATATCGATTAGATCTGTGCTGAGTTGTCCAAGATCGGGGGTCAAAAGGGGGATTTTAGGACTAAGGGCCAAGTTCTCATTGGGTCATTGGGACATTAAGGCTAGGAAGCGAGTCTACAATAGTGCCCCCAAATGTGACTTTGCCATTGTCGGTGATTGGTAAGCAAAAATTAAAGCTCACGgataccggcaagtgcaccggatcgtTCAAATAATACCATGGTGAGTGGATATCATTCTCACAAGGATTAAAGAATTGAGCAAGCAAATATCATATTAAATACCTAATTAGATTAAAATAACCTAGATTGATGAGGGCAAAACCTATATCTTGCTTAGAATATTGAGTGCTTGAGTGCCTGAGAGATAATGAACTTGGATGTTGATTGAGAGAAGACAATGTTGGTGAGAGTCAAGGGCTTCAGAGATGTTTATACTCTTGGAAAAACCAAACCTTGTTTACTTATTTTTAAGTATGCAAATATCTTTTACGACAAATCTTCAGTAACTgatttccaattccttggttcCTCAGTTTCTCTATAATTATCTAGTCGacagttaattaattaaagaggTTAAGCACAAAAACTTATTTAGTTCCTAACAAGATTTAAAAGTAGTCCTTAGGTCGAATTATATGTCATCCTTCATATCTAATTACCCATGCCTACCAAAGGTTTTGAAGATCTCTGTCCTATCCATTAGACAATGgacgtttttctttttttcttctaactTTTCACTAAATTTTCTTGACACAATCGCACCATAAGCACACAACTCGGGTTTTGACCCAGACATCGATACCCAGAGCCTCTTTGGACTTCTTGATCTTTTGTCTTAAGGCAACTCTTTAAGTAAACTTTCAATCGATAATCCCAGTCCAGTTGGCCCAAGTTATCGGGTGATAAAGCACCCTTCGGATTTACTACCCCAAGTCTATCCTTAAAATAGAAACAACACAAGCATATAACTGGACCCTAATCATTGGCGCTCAGGGCCTTAGAACTTTTGATTTCTTGaacttttcactttttttttcactgctccAAGGAATTGATGATCGAAATCTCATAATActtctttaaatttctgttcTTGAAgattctttttctatttcctCAAGATTCAAACATTTCAGATTCTTTAAGTGCAACCACATATTCTTAAGCACCTCCActgtttgttttgatttttatgattcaaatttttttcattaagatCTCCTCCATCAAATGGTTACTGGAGAAACAAGTATTCGAGTTTTATGTTTTTACAGAAAAGATAGATAGAATAAGAGGGTTAGAATATGCAATATATGcaaggaagaaaataaacaaggaaagtaaataaaagagaagaacaatgaaaagaaaactaaaaacagaagggatgaaCAGAAATAAAGGAGAAAGAAATAACTAACCACCAGTAGAGAGGGTTTACCCAAGATTATTCAATCGTCACTACTATTTTTTTGTGCAGGTTCTTTATGATCCATGGTgttcccaacaccaaatttaagggtttacaccaaacttagagtttgacagAGGATTATTAATAAATGTGCGTGCATATAAAGAAGCAtacgtgcatgaagaagaaaggaataagataaaccataaacaatgtGGTTTTAAATTAGAAGGGATGTCTGGATTGAAAACACCCATCATTACTTAAGGACACTTGGTGTCCTTAAATGTGTGCTCCCAGAGGAGCTTGCCTAGCCCATGCGCCAGGCGTGTTAGCATGACCATCGGGCATGTAGCTTTAATTATTCATAGACACCCGGTGTGTGTTTTGAACGTCTGGCATTCAacccagaaatataatttttttcgtaaatcaaaaaagaggagaaaaatatGTATGtaaaagaggagaaagaagaagaagagaatgatgaCGACGACTTTAGCCtcttaaacaaagaaaaagaatgaaaaaaaggaaaatactaaccatggttgggttgcctctgtaacaccctaccacacatagctttatgcttaagtcgtaaaacagaggtggtgtggtattataacctctataataaaatatatatacatataataatggAAAGAATGTAatatactaggagccttgaGGGATAGATAAACCAAAATCGCAAATTAAAAGCACAATGCTCAAGAATAGGGATTACTTGCGTACGAAGAAAGCTAAGGTtcataacatatatatacagAAAATAAGAGTAGAGTGTCAAGAGTACAAAATAGCAAGCTcctgactcagcctgcgaagttaAGGTTGGccagagaatatttacatacatatatacataaccCCAAGtccaaaatacataaataaaaccATAGTTCTCCATACACCTCTAAGAGATACAAAAGTAGAACAAGTTATAAGGAGAGTTCTATAAATATGATCATATATAAACTATACAAAAGTAAAGTCCCAAAAGATCTACTTTCCTGTAGAGCTACAGACACCTagcgaggtgcctctcgacctgcatctgaaaacacaaaaatatccGTATGGAATGAGAATTCGAGGTTCTCAGCATTGTAAAGGTGCCAtgtacataagatataaggtcccggaaaagccaaaggcaatcctagaatgccgacactcagattataaagcTTAAAGAACTAAAGCAGAAACCACAATTCAAGGTGATCTTCTAAGGGTTTCTATCTCAACTAAAACTTAAATCTAACCATCAATCCACCTCCTTTCCTCCAATCCTCCAACACCAGAGAGCACAGACAACCAAACAGATAATAACAAACACAGATAGAGTACAAGTACCGCAGGTAGAAAATATAACAATTAACATGGTAAGTTCAATTAGGCATTCCCAAATAATGCACaaacaaacaattcaaacaataTGCATGTGATGCATGCCTGCCCTATAGCTGATGAGTCttatctgtcggttatcaaacCAACCCGATAAGTCCGGCTGCTAAACCCTGGATTGTCCGTCGACGAGCTTCCCCAAGAGTCTATTCATAGCTTCTTCtcatcatatatataaattttgctCATTGGGGGATATCcttctgataaaccactattttatggtttatattgtgtttaattgtgtggttttatcatgatccttacccacttattcattaatttagcatgcatttatatttccttcctgaaattattacatggttgaaaactgctttctagagactttttaattatgcattttagttctcctttatcccattcgatgccgtgatctgtgtgttaagtgtttcaggctctatagggcatggatgagttggagattggaaaggaagctagcaaaaatggaaggaacaaaagaaatagaggagataaccagcgagaagtgatgcagccgcatggctcacgcgttcgcgtgaaaGAGAAGAAATCACAGTGGCGCgaccgcatggctcacgcgaccgcgcggaatggaaaagtacaagtgacgcggaggcgtggacgacgcgaacgcgtggcaggaaAAAACGTGAATGACGTgttcgcatggacgacgcgatcgcgtgacgtgcgtgatctgcataatctgcagattcCACTAGGGGCGATTTTGGGCCCTATTTTGACCCAAttctcggcccagaacagcagactagagccagagaacatgcagaaactagagacaacattcattctacacaatcttagttttagatctagtttttactcctcctctaggtttttctctctagacattcatagtttttaggattttgatttttctaccactttttgcattgggatactgagaagagttattacctcatcaagacttcgtcattctagttcgttttctttacttggctttactcttccatgtcctttgctttgttaattttaccattggaatattattaggatttatttaatacaaggattacttttatttttatttgattattttgatttttatttacaatgtctttctttaattccttttcatatgctatgaattttacattcacaatgagcgagtagttccctaacttgatggggagttgattgaaaggaacccttgagttggaaagctTAAAGGAAAGATTAttattgggtttattgttggcttGTCCTCTATTCACTAATACCAATCCCTTTTTATTAAGTGGATTGCAACTTGTGAATGGACATAGCATtctaatttgtttgattttcccttacctagtaagagataactaaacaggataacctttaattatcaattaatctagagagtaatccaacaacagagggacttccaactaatcaactctcaatcaaggcttttatttacattattcaaattctccaattttatttcctgtttactcaactctaacctttttgaaaacatctgattaataaaaataacacacttttctgcaactcgttgggagatgacctgggattcatactcccagtatttcaattttaaatttctgtgatatctttctaaattgataagtggatttctggtgagttaagaactatacttgcaacgtacacattttaataatttttaattcaccaatttctaccgcatcaatttttggcgccgttgccggggaggtGCAACAGTgtgttaatttattgattggtatttatttttattgcaatttttttcttttcattctatcaCTATGAACTATAcatttctttcgttaaatgacgcattcgcttcctgatccaagcttgccaacatttgaccctgaaattgaaagaactctttcacataTAAGGCGAGCTAGGCGTAGgcgactcctctttgaggacgaacctgaaccgtcatctaaggaagaaacaaaccccctttctactgatccagttcatttacgtgcaggtgacatggcagcgcccagaagagtcactatccaagaggaaggagcccctgattttacgctccaaccattccaggcgcaccacccagcagtagctgtagattttgaaagaaagtcttcactactcaacttgatgcccaaatttcatggcttacctgctcaagagcctatcaagcatcttagggatttccagaCCGCTTGTTCTATtgttaagcgtgatggcactgatgaaatctcTATTCTACTGAAAGCCTTCCCGTTTTCTctggagggaaaggcaagagagtggtactacactcaacccagagaaactgtttccaactgggatacacttaggagagagtttttggataaattctttccagctgaagttgccGATAAGATGAGGAAGGACATGTCTATGAACGTTCAAGATGAATTTAagaccctctatgaatacttggaatgCTTTAATACACTTCGAGATGCATGTCCCCATCATATAATTGACAAGATAGTTTTGCTCggttactttacacagggtttGAGATCTCAAGATAGGACTACACTGGAAGGTGCTTgcaatggttctatgaaaaagtacaagactacggaagaagcatggcaattgatcagagacttagctgactctactaggaatcatAGGCAGAGACAAAGTCGGTTAAGAGCTGTTGCGGAGGTATCCACTAATAAAGAGACTACTGCTATAGCCaagagcttatgtgaaatgactaacttgctgaagcagatgcaactgaatcaacaacaacctcagcaagttcagccctctccaccacagcacagccagcagttggttccacaaagagtgtgTGGAGtctgtgcagattacagtcactaTACCGATGAATGTTCGCAACTTCAATAATAAGACaacactgtagcagccactcataacttttatgaccgccccaatcaagggtacaatcaaggtggcaactacaaccaaggatggcaggatacttctaaccaaggctggagagataattctaatCAGAGTTGGAGAGataatcataacagaggaggcagagataacaatggaaatcagaggtggaataacaataacaatttcaggcagcagaatcagaatcagtcctacagagcacctcatttaagacagcctcaagcatctcaggagacctctcagatcacttatccctcttcatctcctagTGATGAATTACTCCAATCCATTGATCGGAGGCAACAGGCCATGGAAAATAACCTTACTTCTACTTTGAATGGTTTGAATTCTActttgcaagcccttgtctcatAGATTGGATCAATGAATAACTCCAACAATCAGTCCTCAAGttctggtggactcccctctcaaccattacccaacctaaagggtggtattaatgccatcaccctaagatCCAGAACTCCATTGCAGGAGAAGAATCAGAAGGAGCCAAGCCCACCAGaac
This sequence is a window from Arachis duranensis cultivar V14167 chromosome 2, aradu.V14167.gnm2.J7QH, whole genome shotgun sequence. Protein-coding genes within it:
- the LOC107474334 gene encoding bZIP transcription factor 60, coding for MEGLALGDDPLSDFDCDAFLEQLPDPHVDDIFHEKEVPSALAGGGVLSEIENLLMADDEDDCAVIPATPSLESDYDKLLAEILVEPHGDSDDGSTPSIEDPHKDRADAAGPKEVGIEPVSKKLLRDAAARSRERKTKYVKDLEMKSRYYEGECRRLGHLLQCCYAENHALRLCLQARGALNASMTKQESAVLLLESLLLGSLLLFMGVMCQFSLRLTAWLTVLLPRENKEQRNARRVARKGPESDISECFWVQSSTKSRSCRASRRKMKFFISSLSLFYSSIYRKISNYVVVLTLGIYVISRSVEVTPFLKYPHLVECSEIHHVGCVALVPASLVAYTTPFGNPSFRTEIPSVDPSFAFEGGKKEEINRGRSRGSNVGGQSSLTNVTSNVGGEGVCNVGGQRWSTNVAGNIIVNLGANVGGNIGLEGTLMNQRYLQRLQ